Part of the Bos taurus isolate L1 Dominette 01449 registration number 42190680 breed Hereford chromosome 1, ARS-UCD2.0, whole genome shotgun sequence genome is shown below.
GCACTTGCTTCCAGAGCAGACAAAGCCCCTACCCATACCCATGACTTGGACAAAATGATAGCTGTATTCTCTGTGCCAAACCATCTCATCTCCGACCATCTTCTAGATCTTGAAGTATCTGATTCTCCCTGGGCAAAGGCGGACTGGACCTCCAGGAATGCTAGGCTGCCCCACTATGGGTGTTTTGCCCACGTGGAACGCTTCTCCCGAGGATGACTCCACTGAGGCCACCCCGGAGAAAGTGTGGCGCAAGTCGTAGTGTGCTCGGTGCAGCGGCAGGGGAACTGCTACCACGCTTGGCCCCACcaccacggaggccacaggcggGCCAGCTGCAGAAGGCGTAGGCCCAGCTGCGTCCGGCACAGCGCTTGGGGCCTCAGCCTCGGCGCCGTCGGGCTGGGGCTGCGGAATCACAGGCTGGAGGAAAGAGGACCGTTTCTTTGGGTTAGctgcctttctcctccttccaggGGAAATCCCCACCCAATTCTctcacagaaataatttttatttgtaaggAATCTGGAAAAGAAGAACTACCTAGGTACAAAGGATAGTCATCAGGGTTCCAGGGGAGGGGTAACTGGCTTGTGCCATTCCCTTTCTCACAAGCTGTTTTGGGGTTGGTAGACTTATTCTCACGTTTCACGAGCAAAAGAACCCCACCTGATGGCTAACTTTCACCAGCAGCGTCACCCTCTTTTTCATCTACACCTGCAGTTACAGGGGTCTAGCAGGCACATCTACCCACCTAGTCTCTGCAACTCAGAAACCACTCCCACACACCCCCTCACTCCCTGGGTCGGCAACTAGAAACATGACCTTGCCAACTGCACCTGGGGGTGGTTCTGCCCTATACGTACCAGTTCCTGGAAGGGGAGGGAGTAAACCGTTCATTTGCTGATGGTTTCACATTCCTGGCACTATCTATGTTGTGGGGCTCAGAAGAACAGGCAGCTAATGCCCTAATTACTACTGCATGGCAGAAATCCAAAGGGGTCACTGGATTCTGAGAAGCAGGGCGAGTACATCTGTGGGGCCCTTACCTGCGTTTGGAACAACGTGCAAGTCACTCTGACGTCCTCCCCACCAAGAGCTTTCTGAATGACTGACCCCTTACAGAAGCCATATTGCTGCACAGAAAGACAGGAGGTATTTGAACAGGTTCAAAAAGTGGACTTCTCACCCAGTTTCACTTACACTCAATACATCCAGGGTAAAACGCTTTAATTCTtaattcctgtcttttttttttttttttaacttttttcctaaAGTTTATGCTTTCTgcttatattttatatagaatgtagaaaatacagaaatgtttTGGGAGTGAGAGAGCTCACCCATAATCTCAGAAATTGTGGTGACTCAGAAGAACTTCTGTTAACAtctatgtatttctttatttttaaatactattaGATATCATTTGAAAGTTGACATCATTGTGACTATACCATTTTGGAGACTGTGTTTTTCACATTCTAGAATGATAGCATTCTCTTATATCATTCATTATTCTTTGAAAACATCGTTTATCTGTCTATTTACTAACATGTCATATTTTATTCAACGATTCCCTCCTGTTGGACATTCAGGTGTTTGGGGTCATTTTGAATCTGTCATAAATCATCTTTATAGATATATTTTGTCAAACATGCTGATCTCTTTAGGctaaattcctagaagtagacATTACTGGCTTAAGGACTTAGGTTGCATACCTGAGGTATATCTAGAAAATCTACACTTTATACTGCCAGCAGCCTGACATGACTCATATTAGTTAGGAAATAGCCTCTCTAACTCCAGGGGCCTCCAGCAAATGAGAAGATCTGGTGATAGCTCTTAAGCAGGGGAGATGACACCCCAAGGGATGACCTGGCATGACCCAGCCTCACAGGGCATGGGTATTTTGCATTATCTCTTTCCACAGCCCCAAGATATAAACTTGTTCCATGACCAGCTTTGCCTGGCCTGCTCACCTTTTCTGCCAGTAGGTTGCACTTGGTTGGATCTACGACTTCTTTAGCAATACAGTCAGTAGCAGCCACTGCAAactccacagagacagaaactggAAGAGGCTGACGAAGATACATGAAAATCTTCATGAAGCAACATGACAGTATGAGAAAGGCAGGGAAGGGGAGCCCAGAGGGAAGTAGTGAGGACCATGGTACTACATAGTCCAGGGAGCACCATTCACGTAGACCGCACCGTGTGGCCAGGAAACGTGCCCCTGGTGTCTTACACAAGGCTCACATGAGGGCATTGGGTTTTAAGGGCTTGCACACAGAAGCTGGGGTTTGGGTGTTCCCTGAAGTAGGTGCAGGTATCCACTGCCCATCCTTCCAGAGCAGAGGCGAGTTTTCAGGTAGAAAGCAGGAACCCAGGGGGCTGACCTGACACTGATCTGGGTAGGAACCCTGCCTCCTGCCAGTTTCCGTATTGGGGTTGCACTTTCAGACCCAAGGTTCAGGTTATTCCAAGATGGGATGGGAAAGTAATTAATTTCTCTCCCACATATTTTAGATAGCAGGAGCAAATTAAAAAGATAACTGGACATGCAGAAGATATTTATGCTTTTCTATCTCATTGTTCTTGGAGCATAAGgacacttaaaataataaaatatttcttatttgttaTAGTCTGGGGTGGCGGTTCTAGAATCACATATTCTGGTTAACAGAATTACTACCTACAGTGTATTTCCAAGTATGCCATGGCTGGCACCCAGAAtaccagtttgtttgtttttttaacattagAATTATATTGTGTTCAAATGTGCTAACCTAACCACAGGACAattagttgttgtttttcagtggtTCCATGACATTTTAAGATTCTGCCATTATATACAAGTATGCCCATGTCTTTGTAAGTATCAATTACAAGAGCTGATACTTACAAGAGCTGATGTTCAGCGGTGATAGGTGATGGTGGTGTGGAGACCCATGAATTTACGGTGTGTGCTTCTGGATAAAACGGGAACTCCCACCCTCGTGTTAACTAACCGAGGAATACAGCCTGAACACACACGCAGACTCTGACTATTTTATGTTGAAGTGGCTTAGGTCGGGGGTGCGGTGAGGGTTCTCTGGGTCCAGGACACTCAGgaccctttctttcccttttctcccaccACCCTCCTTGACTTCCTGTGGCTGCCCCTGCTCCCTCCCTCACACTTGCTTCACCACGTTCACACCCCAAAGTGCCACCAACCTGCCCAACCTGTCAGCAGGGTCTCAGTCTTACCACAAATTGAGCCCGAGAAATTTCCACCAGCTGTAAGTAGGAGCCGTTGCTCTCGGCATTGAAGGTAGCCAGCGCGACCTCCACTGCGTGCACCACCCGGCTGTCGTTGAGTGGCGCCAGCAGGGGGCAGTCTGGGCACAACTTGCGCACGTCCTCGGCGGAATCTGCGCACAGAAGTAACCTGGTTCGGGCCTGGAATTCTCAGCGGCATTTGTCGCCGCTCTGCTTATTTGAGAGGGCTAAGACTGGCTCCAAACCGTTACAGGCTGATTCTCTGCATCTTACTTAAACCCTCGAGTGGCCCCTGGCGTGCTGGCATTTTTGCAGGAGCTCCTCTCACCAAGGGGCGATTTTCAACCTCGGAGCTGaacaattccttaaaaaacagttttaaaatccCCAAACTCAGGAAATTTGGCTTCCCTTTTTCATCACCAATAAAGTGGCTAGATCTGCTTCTGTTGAAACCAATTCAGGTCCCTTCCTCACTCTCTCTACCGGGTAACCGTAATGAGAATAGTCAACTCTACCTGGACTGGAATCACATTTTGTAAACAGCACGGAAAACTGGCCATCTTGTTTCAGCACGTGGATATCGCAGTCTCCTTCCACCGCCTGGAGAAATAAACCCACAGTGAGGGCCCCAGAGGGCTGACCTTCACGTCTCAAGGTGGAAGATGGGAGGAGGGGGGAAGAGGGCGTGGTCTCTCAGGCGTGGATGTCAAAGGTGAGCCTCACAAAATCTCCTTCTCTTGGTGATATTGAAACAGGACACTGCTTTTACAGAGGTTGCGGGGGAGGCGTGGGGGGCGGGGTACAACAAAAAGGGGAATTGTAAAAATTCGGCCCTAGGGAGGGCGCCATTGACTGGCAGTTTTAGTTGGggcaccaccccaccccacccccgcagtTGCCCTGAGAGGGCCACTCACGTGCTGCGTCTGCTGCCTCACGCTGCAGTTCGCCAGGGGCGTGGGGTCCAGTACGTGGCAGGTGGTTTCCAGGGTATCTATTTCAATGTCATACACCTCTCCCGTGGGCCGCTGtggagacagaggatgaagaGGTGAGCCTAAGCCTGCTAAGCAGGTCCACGGGTGAGCCCCCACCGGGTGCCAACACACCCATTGTTGGAAGGGTAAGAAAGAAGTGGGCATGGGCTTGGACAGGTTGATGGAACCACAGTCATCACTCTCAAAGGTATTTGGAAGGCAAAAATGAGTGTCGGTACTTACCCTTCAAGCGGTATTTTGAAAAAGTCAGTTTGGGATTTTTCTCAGTCAAGCAGCAAAGTAAAGTGGTGTAGGATAATAATTTACTGTCTCTCCTTTAtcttctccatccctccctctacttcgtccttccttccttctcaatatctactttccttccttccccattttcttttccttcctaaaggaaaagtTGTCATCTGTGGCTTTTTGTCTTGTAGATGCCTGGATGCAAAGTTGCTGTTCCCTACTGTCCCCTGCTGGTAGTAAGGAGGAAGCGTGATCCTTCCTTTGCTGGAGGACGCAGTGTGTCTGTCCTTCACTTGCACAGAGGAAAGGAATAGTGGGTAAGGCAGTGACAGGGAAGCTTGGATGATTCCTCGGAGTTTTCCCTGCCAGTTCACCT
Proteins encoded:
- the AHSG gene encoding alpha-2-HS-glycoprotein precursor encodes the protein MKSFVLLFCLAQLWGCHSIPLDPVAGYKEPACDDPDTEQAALAAVDYINKHLPRGYKHTLNQIDSVKVWPRRPTGEVYDIEIDTLETTCHVLDPTPLANCSVRQQTQHAVEGDCDIHVLKQDGQFSVLFTKCDSSPDSAEDVRKLCPDCPLLAPLNDSRVVHAVEVALATFNAESNGSYLQLVEISRAQFVPLPVSVSVEFAVAATDCIAKEVVDPTKCNLLAEKQYGFCKGSVIQKALGGEDVRVTCTLFQTQPVIPQPQPDGAEAEAPSAVPDAAGPTPSAAGPPVASVVVGPSVVAVPLPLHRAHYDLRHTFSGVASVESSSGEAFHVGKTPIVGQPSIPGGPVRLCPGRIRYFKI